A window of Apodemus sylvaticus chromosome 23, mApoSyl1.1, whole genome shotgun sequence genomic DNA:
CTTCCCGAGAAAATGTAGCCAAGGCTAGAAATACATCTTTTCTTAGCGGTGTATGACTTTTATCTCAGCAGTTGGAACacaaaagcaggtggatctattggagtccaaggctagcctggtgtacatattggcttctaggccagccagagcaatAAAGTGAGGCCCTGTcaacacaacaacaataaaagttgTACCAACGGGACATTGCAGATTTTGAACTTCTAATAGCACAatgtttttctggaagaaaaaaattcaaattcctAAAAGCCTATTTCTAGATGTTCCTAAACTCTCTGCAGGAGCTGTGGTGTGAGCCACAAAAGTCACTTTACAAAAATCTAGTGTAGAACCACCTCTTGTGTGTCaccaacacaaacacaccatcTCTAAAGTAGACAGTGTATGAGGGGCCTGTCAGAGGTCATGAGAGCCCTGTAAAATGCTTGATGCCCTGTCACCTTGTAGCTCCCACCACAGCACCCGAGAACCTGAGAGTCTGGCCAGTCAGCGGCAAGCCCACGGTTGTCACTGTATCCTGGGATGCATTGCCAGAGTCTGAGGGGAAAGTGAAAGGTAGGTGTCTCACCCTTACCCTCTGAGTGGCCTTTTgtgactttgactgaaaagcagaCTAATGACCTTCATAGTGAGGTGAAAGAGAGGCTAACAAGGTCTTCACCAGGGGGCACGAAGGTGGACATTACCGAGAGCTAGGCAGTCACCTGCCAATTATTCTTGTCATTTTCCTGAAGGCATGATGGTCAGCCACACTGGGGTTaccatatatatgatattttctttatttacatttcaaatggtatcccctttcctggtttccccctccccagaaaccccctattccatcccatcccctgcttctatgagggtgttcctccacccacccacccactcccgcctccctaccctcaattcccctacactgggacatctatccaaccttcataggaccaaggacctctcctcccattgatgcctgacaaggccatcctctgctacatatgcagctggagacatgtgtactccttggttagtggcttagtctctgggagctcggtgtgtgtgtgtgtgtgtgtgtgtgtgtgtgtgtgtgtgtttgatattgttttttgatattgtttttcttcctatgaggttgtgaaccccttcagctccttcagtcctttctctaactcctccactggggaccctgtgctcagtccggtggctggctgtgagcatctctgGCAGgatttctcaggagacagcagtatcaGGCTCCTTTAGGCAAGCCTTTCTTGGCATCGACAGTAGTGTCCGGATTTGGCAACTATATATGGGACGAATCCCCACCATGTGCTATCATAACTTTTAAACCCTTTGCTAATTCTGTAGCTTTCTATTGTGCCTGTGAGATCCTGAAAAGAGAAGTCGGCAGGGATCTGCCAGGACCATAAAGATCCTTAATGAGACCATAAATGCTTTTAATGGGGCTAAATCCTTACGTCATGATTTTCAGAACATGGATTCGTTCCCTAAACTTCAGCCTGTATTGATTTATTTGAGTCGAggaaaggattaaaaaaatagaaaaaaaagagatttctgaaattaaaaaaaaaaataggagattATACAGGCTGAAAGTAGTCTGTCGGGGCTACTAAATAAATACTGAAATCTTTTAATCTCAatgttaaaagactttgaaaagTTTCAGGAATACAGACATTTTCATGTTGGGTTTTACCTGGCTTTGCCCACAAGTGAACCCCCATGGTAGGAGAGATGGAATCTTTATTTATTAGTATCAATATTTATTAGTATAGTATTAGTATTTATTAGTATAGTATTAGTATTTATtagtatattaatattatattatatatactattattatattattagtatatataaattagtatatataaatatatttctaaatatatagatACAACCTGGGAGAGgtaggaagggggagaaggaaaggaggaaatgatatacttatatttttattaaaaaaacaaaataaagaataagcttaaaatataaataaatataaaaatgtacatgtAATAAAAGAAACAGCTCCTTATACTCTGCTGGTCTGTGGCTCTCAAATGTCAAGGACATTATGTGATTATAGACAAGGCCAGAAAGGATGGAAGCATTAGGAACTGCACAGATCTATCAGCGAGTTTTCCTCACAGTTTTAAATACTATGAAATATTCGTCTCAGTGTAGGGCGAATAAGAACTTTTATAATTCTTACAAGAGTGAAGTTATATGCAAAGCAAGGCATTTTTTCTGAGTTAATGTACTAAAAGTCGTTCCACGTGGTAAGTGAAACTTGATGTGAGCGGTTTATTCAGAACCAGTTCCTGGGAGTCAGCACTTTTGGAGCTCCTGGGTTTCTTACATTAGGGTATATTAAGGtcagaataaacattttttaaataggtgtaaaaacaaacaaaaactagtatAAACATATTTGGTCAATTTTATAAAGATAAACGCCCACCCCGTGTGCTCCCTTTGTTTTAAATATCAATTGTCTGCCGGGAACTTAACTTCCAGGGGCTCTAATGAGTGCGAGCTCGCCTTGCGCCCCGTTCTTTTGCTGCAGCTGTTGGCCAGGTGTGCATCGCTGGGGTGTCAGCTTGAGCAGTGTGTGTCTTATCCTGTGTGCACGACCCATCCATGTCTGCTGCATACGGAACTGTTGTCATTGTCTtccttccaaccatttgccaaatCATTTCAGAATACATTCTTTCATATGCCCCGGCTCTCAAACCGTTCGGAGCAAAGTCCCTCACCTTCTCTGGACACACTACTTCTGCCCTCGTGGACGGTCTGCAGCCTGGGGAACGCTATCTGTTCAAAATCCGGGCCACAAACAGGAGAGGCCCGGGGCCACACTCCAAAGCCTTCATTGTCGCTATACCAACAAGTAAGCAGTGTGCATTCACGCTTTCCCTCTTCCCGCCCCGCCCCTTTGTGATTTCCCTCTCACCCCGCCCCTTCATGCTTTCCCCCACGCCGCCCCCATTCCTGCTATGTGTTTTGTGTTACTTTGAATCATGCTTCTCGGGTTAGAAATGCTcagttgatgatttttttttcagggctgGGTTTGCGcaattattttcaaaacattcTGTAGACCCCTTTGGAGTCAATCTTTCCAAAGATTAAAATATTACTCCTGATTGGTATTAATAACGATATACAGTATTATTGGCATGTTAATTATCTGATTACTTTGGCATTagtatttaatttggggcttaGGAAGAAAATTTATAAACACTTTCATAAGGCtaatttgacattttaattgtTAGCTCCTGCTGCCATCATTGAAACGTGGTCACTTTGTCCTCTGTTATTCTGGATACTTTCAACTGTCTGGTTTGTCTGATCAGTGCTAAAGGCAACAAACTGATGACGATCCAGAGATGGGGGGGACTGTGTGTGGACCATGCTTCTTTTTTTGCTTCCACATTTATTCTAGATATGCACAGCTCTCGCCCCATTGTCTGCTGTGAAGGCCCACAGTTTCATGTTGGAAGACACTGGAAAAGATGCTTGTCCCCTCTAGGTCCTTCTGTTGCTATATAAATTCCCTTCTAATACAATGTCCCTTTCCTCAATCAGTTCTGCTCCCACAACAGAGCGAATCACAGGATATGTTTAAGATACTATTTTGCCGACTTGAGGCTCTATTTTTCAAGCCTTATTTGGGGGATACGATGTATCCATTTTGAAAGaaacttttcttttcatttgagaAGCCAGAGAGAGGAAGCAAGCGAAAGTATGTTCGCAGGAAACGGGGATTCTATGTGGTGCTTCAGAGTTTAAAGCTTGGTGCTGACACACCTGAACATTCCATATCATCCACTAACGTTGATTGTGTGTCACTCGACATTAAGAACAGCCATCCTACCTTAGCAAAGTACCAACAATTAGTTTAAGAAAGGCCCACTTAGGATTTTGCACTTACAAAGCCAGTGACTCAGTCATTCCTTACTATTTTGGTGTTGGTTCCAATACCACCAAGGATGCCAACTCTGCAGATCCTCTTTTTATGAAGTAGACCTGTTGGCATAGACCCCACATACACATTTCCCCAAATACTTTAACTCACCCCTTGCTTACTTACACATCAGTGCAGTGGAAAGGCAAATGTTTAAGCACTATGTTATTTAGGGGAAAATGAGTATATACATGGTTGGTATGGACAGGCAAGATTGACTGAACCTGTAGCTGTGGATACAGAAGGCTGACTCTATCGAAGACTCGTTCCAGAATTGCTTCAAGTGACAAATTGTGGCATCTCCTGATTCAATCCACACATATATTCTATACTATTTATagtaaaatataacttttataaaagaatgtTGTAATTGGGAATATGGATATTTAATGTTCTAAGGAGTTAAAAGTGATCAATTATAATGAGCAATTTGGAACATATCTACATGGGATGGTGGTTGCTCTTAATTTCCCCTGACGTCCATCCTTTAATGTTCTGCCTTTGATGTTTCAGCCAGTTCTACTGAGGCCAGTGCCCAGCCAAATGGGAGAGACAGCAGAAAACCTGAGAAACTGCAGCAGCCTTCTTCCTCTCGTCCCAAAGTTGCAGCTTCCTCAGAACACACAACCCCAGTCAAAAATGTCAAGGATGCTCTCTCGGACTTAAAGAACAGAATTCAGACTGATGGTGTGGTACCCGGGAAAACCCAGATTCACTCTAAAATGGGAGAGCTGGATCCCCAGTCCACAGAAGTCACTGGTGAGGAGGAACTGGATTCCCTTGAAGATCCTCGTTCATCACGGTTGGAGACCCTAAGTCAGAAGCAACGCTTGAGGGTACCGAGTAGATCTGGTCATGGGGTTCTGGCTCCAGGAAGGAGTCCAGCCAGGGCTGGCCTGTCAGTGCTGCCCCGTAAGGAAGGGATAGACAGGCGTGGCCCCTCACTGGACCCCCATCCTCGTCAAAGTGTTGAACCTTCAGCGTCTTCTGCCTACCACCAACTCAGCTCTATAGACAATGATTCTGTGGACCAAAATGAGAATGATCGAGCAGGATCCCCTGACCCTAAAACAGCTGCCTCTTCCCATTTACCTCCCAAGAATCCAGCCAGGTCCAGGCCAACTTCTGTCCCTGGCCGCCATGTGGCTTCTAACATGCTCAGAGATAAAAGCCGGGTGCACCCAGGTGCAAAGGCAGCCTCGTCATCTGCGTCATCGACGCAGTCCCATTCTTCCACCAGTGAGGAAGATTCCAGCACGACAGCCCAACGCTCAAGACATTTTCCACTGCATGGAGGGTCCTCTGGGTCCCCACTTTCTAGGGGCTGGAAGGACCGCCAGGATGCTCAGGCCTCTAGTTCTTATACGCCTTCCCAAACTGccaggtcctctcctccctctacCCTGACAGAAGGCTCCGAGGAAGCGGACACTTTGGATGGTGGGGCGGAAAGAGACAGAGCTGCAGAAGACACCAGAAGGCGAGCCGAGGCCACAGCTCAGATCCAACAGACCCGGCCTACCTTGGGACACTTTAGTTTGATACGGAATAGACCCTTGACTGCCCACAGCAGAAATCCAAACAGATTCCCCAGACTCCGTGGACCAAGGATTCAGCCCTCTAGATCTCCCCAGTCTACCTCAGCCTCGAAAGTTCTCACCAGGGCTCCTTCGCTGCCAGTATCCCACACTAGTCCTGGCTCTGATGTCTACGGAGATGGTGAAGACGAAGAGCCACTTCCAGCCACTGTGATCAACGATCGTACGCCTTCCTCTGCCAGGCACCCAATCTCTGAGGGCTCAGACACTCTGAGAAGAGACCCCCAGAGAGGGGCCAGCTTGTACCGGAAGGAGCCTATCCCAGAAAACCCCAAAGCTGGAGCAGATGTACATCCTGGGGGCAAATCACCTCTGttctccaaggctcagggattgcAACAGAGCACCAATGAGGGTGCTCCTCAAACACCCCCAGCATCTGCCAGCCGTCAGCTGTCCCCTGCTCGACCTCCAGCATCAAGATCGCAGCCCTCCCCTGGGTCCACTGTTCCCCGAAGAATGGCACCCGGTCGCAGCTCAGAGCTCTCCAGTTCTCAGAGTAAGGATCGGTCGCTTTCCCAACCCAAACTGTCCGTTGCTCATGCAGCAAACTCCCGTGGAGTGTTCCCCTCGGCTCCCCAGAATCAGAATGAGGGCTCCCAGAGCAGCCTCGAGGACAACAGCACTGAGATGGAAGGCCGGGACTCCCGGGCTCCCGCTCGCGCCAAGGATACCACTCCATCCATTCTCAAACCTCAGCAGATGGGCTCCCAGTCGGGTAACAGGGACAACAGACCTCAACCCAGTCATGCAGGAGGCTCTGAGAGACCTGTCCGGCCCGGCAGCACCCACCCACGGGCCCAGGTTCCTGCCAGGGCTGGGGTCCAGACTACACCAGTGAAGAAGATCTCGCCTTCCAAGCATCCACTGCCACCTGAATCTCAGCAATCAGTCtttgctgaggaggaggaggaagaggaaaatgaagggATTTTAAAAGGCAAGGAAGACTCTCTGTCTACCTCAGTTAAAAAGtggccttcctcctctccccgGGACAAATATGCAGACAGGAACCCTGACAAAGACAACGCTGCCATCGGGCTCCGTGTGCAGGAAGAGAACACTATCCCTGGAAGGCGAGCACCAGGCAGCCCCCCAATAGCCTCACACCCACCTACCCGGTACCAGCCTCGAAACCCGGCCACTGCAAGTCCCATCGCAAGCGCACACTCCTGGCCAAGGTATACCACCCGGGCCCCTTCCAGCTACTCCTCCACGACCCCAATGCTCTCCTTGCGGCAACGAATGCAGCGCAGGTTCCGGACGCCAATCGCACGCCAGCCTCCACCGAGACCCGTGCTTACACAAGGTAACTAACTGGGTCTCGCCCTCGGCAACCcaactttttatatttctttttaaaaagtgcttagttccaggcagtggtggcgtacgcttttaatactagcacttgggaggtggaggcagaaggatttcggagttcgaggccagcctggtctacagagtgagttccaggacagccaaggccacatagagaaaccctgtctgtaaccaccaccccccccaaaGTGCTTAATGTTTGTCACAATTtctgaaaatgctttttttacttgcttgttttTAGTTTATTCCATGTTACTAAGCACCCACCATAACCAGGCACGGTTATCCCGACTTCCTTGTTCAgttgtatgtgggggtgggggatgactTGTATTGTGGCCCCTGCTTTTCAGATGAGTTTGACCTTCAGAGACCAGAGCTGCTGGCTTCAAGTCACATCAATGGGAGATGTCTGAGCTAAGGTTGAGTTCCTAACATGAAACCCACTCTCCCATCACCCTCCAAACTGTCCCTTCATCTGTAAAGATGGGTCATAGTCCCATATCTTCAATTTTCCACTTGGCAGAAAATACTTAAGGAACTAATAGTAatagcatatgtatgtatgtgaatatatgtatgtgtgcatgtatatatgaatatatactccatatgtgtatatgtgtgcctatgaatatatatatatatatatatattcatatatatatacaaatatatatatatttgtcttctGCTTGTTCcatatgtagtatgtatatgtatgtattcgtTATTCACATATTTAAGGAATCAACAGTAATAACATGTggatgtatgtgcatatgtacatgtgtgtatatgtgtgtgtgcaccttgcACTTATCTTGCATGTAACTGGGGTTTCTTAGAAGATATTCAACAAATGTATTAGGATCTggtgttgattgattgattgattgactgattgattaattgattgattgattgattcattcattcaagaCAGCATCTCACTCTGTATTCCAGGCTATATTTAGCTCAAGTTGCCCTCAAACTTAAGACAGTTCTCTTGCTTTAGCCCCTTGAGTACTCAGACTATGGCCTGAATCGCCTGGCAGCATTTGTTAATTTGCTTGCTACATTGTCTCATGTTGGGATAGTTTTTCCACTTAGACTTTTGTAAGCGATGACTACATTAACAGATGTCATGCTCACCAGTCCCATGCATGTTGTAGAATCCAGCACATGCTGGCTCTCTAAGGGAAGCAGTGATATAAGTCTGACCATCAGTGTTGTCAGAAGCACCAATACTTCCTCCTGAAGTGAGGCTGGACCACAGAAACTCCCAGTCGAGAACAAAGCCCACTGTACCCTAGAAGAGCCCATAAGGAACAACTCAGTAAACCTGTCTCAAGCTGTACTGTGGAGCCCAGCGTGCTGGGAAAACACCATATGGCTACTCAgccacagagacctgggatggcaGTCAGCTGGAAACAGCTGTCCTGTTTGATAGATTTTAAACCACATCAGAGTTCCTCTTCATCATTCCAATGCCTTCCTGTTCTTCCAATGTCTATGTGAAAATGAAACTAGACCCACGAAGGTCTTAACTTCATGCCCTAAGACACTTATAGGGCACATTCTCTGCCCCTCAGCACTGTCAGACTGTCACTTGACTGTCCTATAGACATTACTGTCATGTAGAAGTCACATTGTAAGATTATTATCTAACACATAGATGCTATTGGTCAAAattctgttttgtatttgttgGAAGTGAAGTGTTTGCACTTACAGTGTGATGAAGTCAACAGTCCAGGAAGGTTTCATTTACCAGGAACTTAGTTTTTTCCTTCGCTTTTCTTTGCTGTGTAGGTTATAATGGAAGATCGAATGTAGAAGAGAACATACCTCCTGGTAGTATTGGGAAACCAAACGGACAGAGAATTATCAATGGTCCTCAAGGAACAAAGTGGGTAGGGTAAACTTTGTTACACTCTCTTGGTGTTCCtggtgggaagaaaaaaaaaaaaccatggataCTGTGTGCCAAAAATCAAGCAGTCTgccactcccctcccttcctctgccctcccctcctctcctttcccctcccctcctctcccctcccttccggtctcccttcccctcttctcctctcctctgctctctcctcttccttctccccttctcctctccccttttatcttctcctctcccttcccttcccttcctctccttaccatcccctgctctcccctccccttctcttctctcccctcccctcccctgctctctcctcccttcccttctctcctctcctctcccctcacaTTTCCTttaccctctcctcccctcccccatcttatCGATAAATTCTTAGAGTATCCCAGCTGTCCTCAAATGCAAGATCCTCCTGTTTACAGCCTCTCTGGCTCTAGATTCATGGGTGTACCCATCCTGCCCATCTAAGAATGTAATAActtaagaaagaggagaaggcacATGTTTCTACTTAGTAAACTGAGGCAGCAAGTGGGATGGCCACTCCACAATAgaaactttctcttttcttcatctttagTTTTAACTACCTGTGGACAGGGCACTTGAATACAATGACTAGAAAGTCTAGGAAAAAAATGTCTAGAAAGTCTTTTGTTCTCCCAGGTAACTAACTTGTTCCTTGAAGCCAATCAGTGAGGCATGGGCTTGGAAAACTTAGTGAGCTTGGAAACTCTTGACTGACAGGAATATATAAGATAAATGCAAGGATCCACCACAGTGGGTTTTTTTTATGTTCCTctctgtatttaatttttatttttagcttagTGTATAATTAGATATTGTATGCTGCTGTCACTAGCTTTTCTACATGGCCTCTTTGTTCCTagaataacaactctgagacttaattatttatgaataaatattttggCTCATTCTCTGACTAGCTTGTAACTTatataacccatttattctagtcTGTGTCTTCCATATGTTTAGTTACATGTCCTTGGCTTCATGCAGCCAACTTCCTCAGAGCCTGGAGCAAATGCCTCTTTCTTGACTCCTTCCCAGAatcccgtctctctctctctctctctctctctctctctctctctctctctctctctctctctgtctctctctgtgctgGATGTCCCGccctctatttcctgcctcagctcattggccagtcCGTTTTTTATTGACAAGTGATGCTTCCACACAGGGCATAAGAGATTCTATAATATGTATTTTCTGTCAGTTGTTTTCaaatcatttgtaaaagaaagagtaaaaccaaaaccaaaagctctaaatcaaatagatcattttatCAGATAATCTTTTGAATCTGACTACTGTCTGATCAAAATTGAAAGTATGCCATGGTACTTTTTGTTTAGACAAAGAATGTGTTAAATTCCTTCTTGGGGCTAAGATAAATGTTTAGGGGGCTTTTGTGGGTTGAGTGCATAGAATAGAAAACAATATTCAAGGCTTGAAAATATTCTttgtaagaataaaaaaaaaaatctcactgtaGAATTACCAGTCAAAATTTCTATTTACAgtaaaaaggtttaaaaaaaaataaaatgagagccTCTGAAATGTTTTGTCACATATTATCTAAAGATGAGATctatggaaataaaaatggaattactTTATAAATCATTCTGAATTGAAaaggcttccttgtctggcctcagtgggagagggtggatctaaccctgcagagacttgatgtgccagggtgtggGGACACCCAGgggccccaccctctcagaggagaagcagagggagggatggaggtaGGGTCTCTATGGGGGAGCAACAATTGGGATGtgcaaaaatttatttattttaaaaaaaaggaaaaggtccCCAACATATCCTTCCATCCATGTTGTGTTGGTTTAGGTTGTAGACCTGGACCGCGGCTTGGTGTTGAATGCAGAAGGGCGGTATCTGCAAGATTCACGTGGCAATCCTCTCCGGGTGAGACTCGGGGGAGATGGTCGCACCATCGTGGGTGAGTGAGACAGGTTCCTAGGAACCAAAGCCGCATGAGCTGTGGAATAGCTTCGGTCTTCACCAGGCCCCTTCTTCCTAATGGTCGCCAGTGGCCCTGGCCCTGCCAGCCATGTGGGAAGAAGGTCCCTCCAAAGGGACCAGAACACAGCATTTGCCTCATGGTTTTAATCACCCTATTTCTTTAGAATCCCCTTCTAGAAATGTGTAATCTAGTTCATTCCTGAACTTAGTCATTTAGAGCACAGGCCAGAAAACTATAACCCGTAGACCAACTCCTGTGCAGCCTGGTTTTGCAAGGCCTATGAGTCCAGAATAGTtcttacatcttaaaaaatgattctCCCCCCCCTTCAGAAGAacaaggtctgtcttgtgacctgtGTGCTAAACTCGTATGAAATTCACATTTCAGTGTCCACACACAGAGGCATCATTGAAACACAGGAGTATTTATTTAGGTATTGTTTATGCACCATCTATTGTATATTTTGCTCTACAAGGGCTGAGTTGAACAGCTCCATCTGTGTAAAAAGGTGATCTCTAGCCTTTTGTGAGAAATGTTTGCTGTCCCTGATCCAAGCTAACATGCTGTCTGCTCTGGGAGTAGAACCACTTCCCTTAGCAGACAAAGTTAGTTTTCTCTGGTAATGGCACATTCAGACGTAAGAGTTTATATGGTTCTATAAGGGGGAGGATGGACGATGACCTGAGCCCATCTATTCTGCATAGCAGCCGATATTGCCTCCTCAGACTCATACATCTCCAGTTTCTCCTCTGCCATTCTCTGGTTACAGCATAGGCATACATAAGCTCTGAGAAGACTTGTTCTCATTGTGCTTCCTGACCTCTGGATTGTTGTGCCTTGCTACATCTCTCTTGCTTGGTTTTATTTCAGACCTGGGAGGAGCCCCTATGGTGAGTCCCGATGGTCTCCCCCTCTTTGGGCAGGGGAGACACGGCAAACCTGTGGCCAGTGCTCAGGACAAACCCATCTTGAGTCTTGGAGGGAAGCCCTTAGTGGGCTTGGAGGTGATCAGAACAACCACCCATCCTCCTACCACAACCATGTCTCCAACCACAACGACCACCACTGTGCCGACCACCACAACCCTGCcacccacaaccaccaccacccgccGGACCACCACTCGCCggaccaccaccactacccgccGCACAACCACTACCAGGCGTCCCACAACTACAATCCGAGCTACTCGGAGGACAACGACTACTACCACCACTCCAGAACCTACCACCCCTTCTCCTACCTGTCCCCCTGGGACCCTGGAACACCAGGATGAAGCCGGCAACCTTATAATCGGCTCAAATGGGATCCCAGAGTGCTACCCTGAGGAAGGTAACCAGCTTTGTTTTAATGTAGGCAACTTACTTACCCAAAATACTGCAAGACAGAGATGGGTCTCAGAGCCCGTCAGAAAAGGGTGAGTCCTGTGTAGGGCAAAATGGCAGCCAAGCAGAGACATCATGAATCAGCCAGAGACATCTTGAATCAAGGCTGTCAGATTCACTCATTGAGAAATATAGTGTGAGATATACCTATATACACAGGttatgtttaaaaattcaggGTGTCTTTTATTTATCTAACAACTGAAACAGTATTCTTGGTTCAGGTTATGTTTTCCAAGGGACTCTACTATGTATTgttggtatgtctgtgtgtttatcagtgcatgagacagagagagcaagagagaggaagagggagagagtgaaggagagggggagaggaaaaaatATTGCGAAGTCAGTTCTGAGATCAGGCGATTTAACAGGTCAGATGGGTTTCTGACTCGGTGGCCCATTAGATAACAGTCTCCCTGTGAGCTCTTGGAAAGCCATAACTGCAATGGGCAGCAAAGTTCCCTGTGATCAGCTTTCCTTGTAGAGACAGCCAGTGTCAAGTGGTGAGGCTTCTCCTGTGAGTATGGAGTTTCCATTGGATAAAACCAGACAACGTCTCCCGTTTCATCGAGGGCTTGATCCGGGCTCTGCGGTCACTCCTGACATCTGCCTGTCTTCCCACCGATGACAACAATGGTCCAGGTCACAGAAGAACAACGCATCATCATCCTCTCTTCTCAGACTGCTATGGATGAAGCTCTACCTTTGACACGCAGGAGACAGAGTCCCACCAGTCTCACACATAGGCTGTGAAGCCTGTGTATCTTTCGTCTAACACAGACTGAAGACCCTTCCTCTTGGGACGTATTTGCAAAACTAGAACTCTTGTAGAACATCCCTGCACATGGCGAGCCCTGATGAATCTGACATTGGCACTGTGTTCAGAATGAGGGTCCACTTCTGAGACATTATTTGCGTGGGAAGTTGAAAAATTAATGGGAAAACTTGACATCTTAAAGGTCCACAGCAGAGAACAAAGGAGTAGAGaccaaggtggagagagagagtcactggCCAGAGAAGTCTTATAATGACCACTCAGTAAGTACAActctgaatattttttctttttttaacgtttgtttgtttgtttattggggtAAGGGATGTTTGGTATTCACAAGCCAGAGTATTCATATGGAGGTTGGAAGACAATGGTGAGGGTCAATTCTCTAccctgtgggttccagggatgg
This region includes:
- the Fndc1 gene encoding fibronectin type III domain-containing protein 1 isoform X1; translated protein: MAPEARASPRLLLRAALLLLAALLPVTSSAGPPVDHPLKPRHVKLLSTNVGLKVTWDPPKDATSRPVEYYNIAYGKSLKSLKSIKVNSETQSFLIKDLEPGVVYFVLVTAENHSGVSRPVYRAESPPGGEWIKIDGFPIKGPGPFNETVTEKEVPNKPLRMRVRASDDRLSVAWKAPRLSGAKSPRRSRGFLLGYGESGRKMSYVPLTRDERSHEIKKLASESVYVVSLQSTNSQGQSQPVYRAALTKRKNAEEDELDVPEDISVRVMSSQSVLVAWVDPLVEKQKRVVASRQYTVRYREKGESARWDYKQVANRRVLVDSLIPDTVYEFAVRISQGERDGQWSASVFQRTPESAPTTAPENLRVWPVSGKPTVVTVSWDALPESEGKVKEYILSYAPALKPFGAKSLTFSGHTTSALVDGLQPGERYLFKIRATNRRGPGPHSKAFIVAIPTTSSTEASAQPNGRDSRKPEKLQQPSSSRPKVAASSEHTTPVKNVKDALSDLKNRIQTDGVVPGKTQIHSKMGELDPQSTEVTGEEELDSLEDPRSSRLETLSQKQRLRVPSRSGHGVLAPGRSPARAGLSVLPRKEGIDRRGPSLDPHPRQSVEPSASSAYHQLSSIDNDSVDQNENDRAGSPDPKTAASSHLPPKNPARSRPTSVPGRHVASNMLRDKSRVHPGAKAASSSASSTQSHSSTSEEDSSTTAQRSRHFPLHGGSSGSPLSRGWKDRQDAQASSSYTPSQTARSSPPSTLTEGSEEADTLDGGAERDRAAEDTRRRAEATAQIQQTRPTLGHFSLIRNRPLTAHSRNPNRFPRLRGPRIQPSRSPQSTSASKVLTRAPSLPVSHTSPGSDVYGDGEDEEPLPATVINDRTPSSARHPISEGSDTLRRDPQRGASLYRKEPIPENPKAGADVHPGGKSPLFSKAQGLQQSTNEGAPQTPPASASRQLSPARPPASRSQPSPGSTVPRRMAPGRSSELSSSQSKDRSLSQPKLSVAHAANSRGVFPSAPQNQNEGSQSSLEDNSTEMEGRDSRAPARAKDTTPSILKPQQMGSQSGNRDNRPQPSHAGGSERPVRPGSTHPRAQVPARAGVQTTPVKKISPSKHPLPPESQQSVFAEEEEEEENEGILKGKEDSLSTSVKKWPSSSPRDKYADRNPDKDNAAIGLRVQEENTIPGRRAPGSPPIASHPPTRYQPRNPATASPIASAHSWPRYTTRAPSSYSSTTPMLSLRQRMQRRFRTPIARQPPPRPVLTQGYNGRSNVEENIPPGSIGKPNGQRIINGPQGTKWVVDLDRGLVLNAEGRYLQDSRGNPLRVRLGGDGRTIVDLGGAPMVSPDGLPLFGQGRHGKPVASAQDKPILSLGGKPLVGLEVIRTTTHPPTTTMSPTTTTTTVPTTTTLPPTTTTTRRTTTRRTTTTTRRTTTTRRPTTTIRATRRTTTTTTTPEPTTPSPTCPPGTLEHQDEAGNLIIGSNGIPECYPEEDDFSGLETDTALPTEEDYVVYDDDYGFETTRPLTSTMPSTTVATPKVVPEQGTVSSFPEEEFDLAGKRRFVAPYVTYLSKDPSAPCSLTDALDHFQVESLDELIPNDLTKSDLPPQHAPRNITVVAMEGCHSFVIVDWNKAIPGDVVTGYLVYSASYEDFIRNKWSTQTSSVTHLPIENLKPNTRYYFKVQAKNPHGYGPVSPSVSFVTESDNPLLVVRPPGGEPIWIPFAFKHDPGYTDCHGRQYVKRTWYKKFVGVVLCNSLRYKIYLSDNLKDTFYSIGDSWGRGEDHCQFVDSHLDGRTGPQSYIEALPTIQGYHRQYRQEPVSFGHIGFGTPYYYVGWYECGVSIPGKW